A window of the Thermus sp. LT1-2-5 genome harbors these coding sequences:
- a CDS encoding DEAD/DEAH box helicase gives MSVFGLHQRAIGEYREFVRSFVNIADKRLERFVEEHVLAENGGLWPEALIQLSPAYRLGGSVDELVEQGVLHPTTAQIFRRPDGEPFLLYEHQVAALRRAKEGRSYVLTSGTGSGKSFAYFIPIVDLVVRNPDLKGPVALVVYPMNALVNSQLKALKDLKERYEERTQRPFPLRFARYTGQTPEDERRQLRDNPPHLLLTNYVMGEYLLTRPEDHRLVSPPPASAPFFLVFDELHTYRGRQGADVAILVRRLRARIGERPVIHVGTSATLVARKGATPEERREEVARFASRFFGAPISPEDVVEEVLEGATVGGPPTDEELRSALSSPLPHEPEAFRRHPLARFAEYALGLKEEAPGRYVRREPRTLSEVGKELAERAGVSQEEARKRLEEVLVAGAQQRVGGRPLFAFKLHQFLAQTSPVYGSLEPSEEREFSTEPYGPSGKLLYPLYFCRACGQEYYAVRKQGGRYLPVLEELGGEDSGYLAWVEDFDPEEDLPDSWKDARGRLRNTWEERRPRLVFVAPDGSISAERREGYHPFYFQPYPFSLCLRCGADWTGQEREFSKVTYLGSEGRTSATTVLAAALLRKAREVLGEGRDKLLSFTDNRQDASLQAGHFNDFVRTVLLRAALVQALEGEEELDWQTLPEKVLKALPLPLAEIARNPDLKEDSSGARKVKEAFKELIRYRFYADLRRGWRFAQPNLEEVGLLEVAYPYAEDPPFLEEAAKLLSRFRSAPFTPEEAGEATRFFLDHLRRHLAVGDDLLSAEGFRKLVDKTREYLSEFWAIDPETEVPVYAAQFLIEGSSENPVRFSTRGRIGRIFRERFGVAPTLEFLKAWVELLKKHDLLREDGEGYRIPMSAIRWRKGDGTPRLDPVRYRGKVERQGNPYFRTLYRESAQVLARLEGREHTAQVQGEERERRERRFRGEEEPRLPYLVASPTLELGVDIADLDMVHLRNLPPTPANYAQRVGRAGRQGQPGLVVAFAGAFSHHDRYFFRKREEMVAGSVRTPALDLRNESLLKAHIHAEWLATLALPLRDSVEFVVNTEVTGLPLHEEVQRHLERTGERKEALLGRLKKVFAHDWQELSTTGWFGEAWLRRVVEEAPAAFDRAFDTWRELYRSALALWERGQEMLHPRRSKEERERGRALTEEAIRQIDLLLQKGTEKEEGDFYPYRYLASEEFLPGYNLMALPVRAFVPRGAGEYISRPRRLALTEFAPGNFFYHEGGKWVTKRLLAPTGGLSVREVWGCGRCGAKVPENAAVCPSCRAPLDGENLISYRVLDLVGVSMKRRERITANEEERNRAGFDVRLLYEVNRVGAQKGVLRVGEKEADLLYSPSMRMHYINRGQRRGEVRGFTVDLATGEILRGANEEAKTPQTPGLPQAVGVALRVEVTQNALLFKHASLLEGSRPEAEVSLGYALKRGMERLFQVEESELGLELVGNAEERAYLFYENAEGGLGILRRLVEEGDLLAEVARSALEVLHFDEQGRDLREECARACHECLLSYNNQREAPRLNRHEVRDILLRLTQSEVVPKAPAANAERLDALLARCQSELERAFLQFLADRGLRLPDEAQYRISEASTVADFLYRPHVAVYVDGPPHDAEHQKKVDERQRERLLELGYTVVAFRYDEDWEEVVRQYPGVFGALSPDPRKPRHYTFAQDSSDS, from the coding sequence GTGAGCGTTTTTGGCCTTCACCAGCGGGCGATCGGCGAGTACCGGGAGTTCGTCCGCTCCTTCGTCAACATCGCCGACAAGCGCCTGGAGCGCTTCGTCGAGGAGCACGTCTTGGCCGAGAACGGGGGGCTTTGGCCCGAGGCCCTGATCCAGCTTTCCCCCGCCTACCGCCTGGGCGGAAGCGTGGATGAGCTGGTGGAGCAAGGTGTCCTCCACCCCACCACCGCCCAAATCTTCCGCAGACCGGATGGGGAGCCCTTCCTCCTCTACGAACACCAGGTGGCGGCCTTGCGCAGGGCCAAGGAGGGGCGGAGCTATGTCCTCACCTCGGGCACGGGCTCGGGAAAGAGCTTCGCCTACTTCATCCCCATCGTGGACCTGGTGGTGAGGAACCCCGATTTAAAGGGACCCGTGGCCCTCGTGGTCTACCCCATGAACGCCCTGGTGAACTCCCAGCTCAAGGCCCTCAAGGACCTAAAGGAGCGCTACGAGGAGCGCACCCAGAGGCCCTTCCCCCTGCGCTTCGCCCGCTACACGGGCCAGACCCCGGAGGACGAGCGCCGCCAGCTACGGGACAACCCACCCCACCTCCTCCTGACCAACTACGTGATGGGCGAGTACCTCCTCACCCGCCCTGAGGACCACCGCCTGGTTTCGCCTCCCCCCGCCTCGGCCCCCTTTTTCCTCGTGTTTGACGAGCTTCACACCTACCGGGGTCGCCAGGGGGCGGACGTGGCCATCCTGGTGCGGCGGTTGCGGGCCCGGATAGGGGAGAGGCCCGTGATCCACGTGGGCACCAGCGCCACCCTGGTGGCCCGCAAGGGGGCCACCCCCGAGGAGCGAAGGGAGGAGGTGGCCCGCTTCGCCAGCCGCTTCTTCGGCGCCCCCATCTCCCCCGAGGACGTGGTGGAGGAGGTCCTGGAGGGGGCCACGGTGGGCGGCCCGCCCACGGACGAGGAGCTTCGCTCCGCCCTTTCCTCGCCCTTGCCCCACGAGCCCGAAGCCTTCCGCCGTCACCCCCTCGCCCGCTTCGCCGAATACGCCCTGGGCCTCAAGGAGGAGGCTCCGGGGCGCTACGTCCGCCGGGAGCCCAGGACCCTCTCCGAGGTGGGCAAGGAGCTGGCCGAGCGGGCCGGGGTGAGCCAGGAGGAGGCCCGGAAGCGCCTGGAGGAGGTCCTCGTGGCGGGGGCGCAGCAACGGGTGGGGGGGCGGCCCCTCTTCGCCTTCAAGCTTCACCAGTTCCTGGCCCAAACCTCCCCCGTCTACGGTAGCCTGGAGCCTTCCGAGGAACGGGAGTTCAGCACCGAGCCCTACGGCCCCTCGGGGAAGCTCCTTTACCCCCTCTATTTCTGCCGCGCCTGCGGGCAGGAGTACTACGCCGTGCGCAAGCAAGGGGGGCGGTACCTGCCCGTTCTGGAGGAGCTGGGGGGAGAGGACAGCGGCTACCTGGCCTGGGTGGAAGACTTCGACCCGGAGGAGGACCTTCCCGACTCCTGGAAGGACGCCCGGGGCAGGCTCAGGAACACCTGGGAGGAGCGGCGCCCCCGGTTGGTGTTCGTGGCTCCTGATGGGTCCATCTCCGCCGAGAGAAGGGAGGGCTACCACCCCTTCTACTTCCAGCCCTATCCTTTCAGCCTTTGCTTGCGGTGCGGGGCCGACTGGACGGGGCAGGAACGGGAGTTTTCCAAGGTCACCTACCTGGGGAGCGAGGGCCGAACCTCGGCCACCACGGTGTTGGCCGCCGCCCTCCTGCGCAAGGCCAGGGAGGTCCTGGGGGAGGGAAGGGACAAGCTCCTCTCCTTCACGGACAACCGCCAAGACGCCTCCTTGCAGGCGGGCCACTTCAACGACTTCGTCCGCACGGTGCTCCTTCGGGCCGCCTTGGTGCAGGCCCTGGAAGGGGAGGAGGAGCTGGACTGGCAAACCCTTCCCGAAAAGGTCCTGAAGGCGCTTCCCCTCCCCCTGGCGGAGATCGCCAGGAACCCTGACCTCAAAGAGGATAGCTCCGGTGCCCGCAAGGTGAAGGAAGCCTTCAAGGAGCTCATCCGCTACCGCTTCTACGCCGACTTGCGCCGGGGTTGGCGCTTCGCCCAGCCCAACCTGGAGGAGGTGGGCCTGCTGGAGGTGGCCTACCCCTACGCCGAGGACCCTCCTTTCCTGGAGGAAGCGGCTAAACTCCTGAGCCGATTCCGGAGCGCCCCCTTCACCCCGGAGGAGGCTGGGGAGGCCACACGATTTTTCCTAGACCACCTGAGGCGCCACCTGGCGGTGGGGGACGACCTCCTGAGCGCTGAAGGCTTCAGAAAGCTGGTGGATAAGACGAGGGAGTACCTGAGCGAGTTCTGGGCCATCGACCCCGAAACCGAGGTCCCGGTGTACGCCGCCCAGTTCCTCATCGAGGGCTCTAGCGAGAACCCCGTCCGCTTCTCCACCCGGGGCCGGATTGGCCGCATCTTCAGGGAGAGGTTCGGGGTGGCTCCTACCCTCGAGTTTCTCAAGGCGTGGGTGGAGCTCCTGAAGAAGCACGACCTCCTGCGGGAGGACGGGGAGGGCTACCGCATTCCCATGAGCGCTATCCGGTGGCGGAAGGGGGACGGCACCCCGCGCCTGGACCCCGTGCGCTACCGGGGAAAAGTGGAGCGGCAGGGCAACCCCTACTTCCGCACGCTCTATCGGGAAAGCGCCCAAGTCCTGGCTCGGCTGGAAGGGCGGGAACACACCGCCCAGGTCCAGGGCGAGGAGCGGGAGCGGCGCGAGCGGCGCTTCCGGGGGGAAGAGGAGCCCCGCCTGCCCTACCTGGTGGCCTCCCCCACGCTGGAGCTGGGGGTGGACATCGCCGACCTGGACATGGTTCACCTGCGTAACCTCCCTCCCACTCCTGCCAACTACGCCCAACGGGTGGGGCGGGCTGGGAGGCAGGGGCAACCGGGCCTGGTGGTGGCCTTCGCCGGGGCCTTCTCCCACCACGACCGCTACTTCTTCCGCAAGCGGGAGGAGATGGTGGCGGGAAGCGTGCGCACGCCAGCCCTAGACCTGCGCAACGAAAGCCTTCTCAAGGCCCACATCCACGCCGAGTGGCTGGCGACCCTGGCCCTCCCGCTGCGGGACAGCGTGGAGTTCGTGGTGAACACGGAGGTCACAGGACTGCCCCTGCACGAGGAAGTCCAGCGGCACCTGGAGAGGACGGGCGAACGGAAAGAGGCGTTGTTGGGCCGCTTGAAGAAGGTCTTCGCCCACGACTGGCAGGAACTCTCCACCACGGGCTGGTTCGGGGAGGCTTGGCTCAGGCGTGTGGTGGAAGAGGCCCCTGCCGCTTTTGACCGGGCCTTCGACACGTGGCGGGAGCTTTACCGCTCCGCCTTGGCCTTGTGGGAGCGGGGTCAGGAGATGTTGCACCCCCGGAGGTCCAAGGAGGAACGGGAGCGGGGGAGGGCTTTGACAGAGGAGGCGATCCGGCAAATCGACTTGCTCCTGCAAAAGGGGACGGAGAAGGAGGAGGGGGACTTCTACCCGTACCGCTACCTGGCCTCCGAGGAGTTCCTGCCCGGATACAACCTCATGGCCTTGCCCGTACGGGCCTTCGTCCCCAGAGGGGCGGGGGAGTACATCAGCCGCCCCCGCCGGCTGGCCCTCACGGAGTTCGCCCCTGGCAACTTTTTCTATCACGAGGGGGGAAAGTGGGTGACCAAGAGGCTCTTGGCCCCTACCGGGGGGCTTTCCGTCCGCGAGGTCTGGGGGTGCGGGCGGTGCGGGGCCAAGGTTCCTGAGAATGCCGCCGTCTGCCCCTCCTGCCGCGCCCCTTTGGACGGGGAAAACCTCATCTCCTACCGTGTTTTGGACTTGGTGGGCGTTTCCATGAAGCGGAGGGAGCGGATCACCGCCAACGAGGAGGAGCGCAACCGGGCTGGCTTCGACGTGCGCCTGCTCTACGAGGTGAACCGGGTCGGGGCGCAAAAGGGAGTGCTGCGGGTGGGCGAAAAGGAAGCGGACCTCCTCTACAGCCCGTCCATGCGGATGCACTACATCAATCGGGGCCAGCGCCGGGGAGAGGTCCGGGGCTTCACCGTGGACCTAGCCACGGGGGAGATTCTGCGCGGCGCAAACGAGGAGGCGAAGACGCCCCAGACCCCCGGCCTTCCTCAGGCGGTGGGGGTAGCCCTGCGGGTGGAGGTGACGCAAAACGCTCTCCTGTTTAAGCACGCCTCCCTCCTGGAAGGAAGCCGTCCCGAGGCGGAGGTCAGCCTTGGGTACGCCTTGAAGCGGGGCATGGAGCGGCTCTTCCAGGTGGAGGAGTCCGAGCTGGGCCTGGAGCTGGTGGGAAACGCCGAGGAGCGGGCTTACCTCTTCTACGAGAACGCCGAGGGCGGCCTTGGGATCCTGCGCCGCTTGGTGGAGGAAGGCGACCTCCTGGCTGAGGTGGCCAGGAGTGCCCTGGAGGTTTTACACTTCGACGAGCAGGGCAGAGACCTAAGGGAAGAGTGCGCCCGGGCTTGTCACGAGTGCCTGCTCTCCTACAACAACCAGAGGGAAGCCCCTCGCTTGAATCGGCACGAGGTGAGGGACATCCTGCTCCGGTTGACGCAAAGCGAGGTTGTTCCTAAGGCGCCGGCGGCGAATGCGGAGCGCCTGGACGCGCTTCTCGCAAGGTGCCAGTCGGAGCTGGAGCGGGCGTTCCTCCAGTTCCTAGCGGATAGGGGTTTGCGTTTGCCAGATGAGGCGCAATACCGCATCTCGGAGGCCAGCACGGTAGCCGACTTCCTCTATCGGCCACACGTGGCGGTCTACGTGGACGGCCCCCCTCATGACGCCGAGCACCAGAAAAAGGTGGACGAACGTCAGCGGGAGAGACTCTTGGAGCTTGGGTACACGGTGGTGGCGTTCCGCTATGACGAGGACTGGGAGGAGGTGGTGCGGCAGTACCCGGGGGTGTTTGGCGCTCTAAGTCCCGATCCTCGGAAACCCCGGCATTACACCTTCGCTCAGGATTCATCTGACTCCTGA